ATCTAAAGTCTCATTAACATACTGCAACCTTTCCGCTTCCCGCTCAGACTCCACCTTATCATCATTTATCATTCTAGTTTCCTGTTTAAACATTTTCTTATGATATCCATCATACttatcatcatcatcaagTAGTGAATCCGCGGACTTACTCCTTTTCAAGCAGGTTGCAACCAACAAGGGCTTCCTAATATCTAATTTCATATGACTGATAATTTCTCTACTACGTTTTatatcttcatcatcatcagtTTTTATCGAACTTGTAGAGGTATAAACGATCTTTAATGGCTCAGCCGGATTAATATCATACTCTTTAATATCAAAATTGAATctatcatcatcttcattcGAGTGAGGAATCCTTGGAGTTTGATTAGATCTTAGAACCCTCCCAGGCCCTCCCATAATACTTATAATGTGAACTAAAGTTGCTAAACCCCTGTTTTATATGGAAACCATTGTTTCGTTAGCGTTGATGCTAGAATAAAAATTCCCTTTCACGGCTTGTAATTATATTAACAAAACAGTTTAGTTGAACTTGAATAGCAAACAAAGAAATACAATATAAACACATAATATCTAATTAATGACACCGCTAAGACCACTATCAGGTAAAAGCCTGAAATATAGCCTGAAAAGTCTTCCGAAAGCTTTAAAAGAGCATAGATGTACTAAGTACTTACAGAATTACATTCATTGGAGGTATTTGTTTATTATTTGGCTATCATGGTTTGCCCTAATACATTACTATGAACGGATTGTAGTTGGTAGGGCAATGTATAACTGTTTATGGCACTCTTGGGAACAATGGCCGGAAGAAGCTGCCCCGCATCGGGTTGCCCTATTAGCCGATCCCCAAATTATGGATGCGTATTCGTACCCAAACAGGCCAGCTCCAATAAACTGGTTTACGCGTCAAATACTGGATAATTATCATAGGAAGAACTGGGTATATATCAACTCTTATTTAGGTCCCGATTCAGTATTTTTCTTGGGCGATTTGTTTGACGGGGGAAGGTACTGGGGAGACGACGTATGGTTAAAACAATACAAAAGATTTAACAGAATCTTCACGAAAAGACCGAATACACTAATTGTGGAATCACTACCGGGTAATCATGACATTGGATTTGGAAACAATGTGATACAGTCCAGCTTGCAAAGATTTACATCTTACTTCGGTGATCCAAATTCATTAAGGGAAGTTGGTAACCATACTTTTGTATTACTTGATAGTATTTCTCTATCAAATGAAAACAATCCAGAAATATCCTCGATTCCAAAGAATTTTGTGGACTCATTCAATATAATGGAGCAGAAGTATCCACGAATTCTGTTAACACATGTACCGCTGTGGCGTAACTCCGATCATCAGTCATGTGGGAATAAAAGGGAATCCAAAAAACCGATTCCTGCTACTGCGGGAGATCAGTACCAAACATTAATCAGTGGTGAACTAACAAATACAATCTTGTCTAGGTTTCACCCTTCCGTTATCTTTTCTGGTGACGATCACGATTACTGTCAGGTAAGGCATTCGTACATGGCAAATGGTGCCTCTGTGAGTGCTGATGAAATAACTGTTAAATCATGTGCTATGAATATGGGTATAAATAGACCAGCGATTCAACTGCTCTCACTGTATAATCCAAGCGGTAAGGTCTCCACAGATTTCGACAATCCAGCCGACCGGCAAACATACCAGACTGAATTATGTTATTTACCAGACCCCTACAAATCAATAAAAATGTATGTTATCCATGGAATTCTATCTTTAATACTTCTAGTATGGATGCATTGTTATCCGCACTCTTTCAATCGCAAAATTGCTGCTAAATTAAACCGACACTTAGCATCCTATTCCGGGGTCCTACTACCTATATCCAACAAGAAGAACGACAGTTATTCAGATGGAAGAAAATCATCAGAGAAAGCATACAATGTAGATGTCACAAACgaaaagaaaattttttggGCTAACAGTGGCATATTAACGTTAATGGTATTTTTGACATTTGTTTACCATTATAAGTCTATATAAGCTGTTAACTTAAATTCATAGTAATAGCTCGGTTTAAAATTTTTAGATATTTCCTTAACTTACTACATGATAATAATTATTGCTCATCTGTATTAAAGTGTTCGGTATGTAACTCTGCAATGGTTGCATTTAACGTTTGTTACATCAAACTTATCTTGAATTTGCTTCTAAAACTATCGTTGTTAAAATCTTCTCTTTTAGAGATATATTCACTTATAACATTGCGCCCAATTGTAGTTAACCTACCTTCCATTGTCAAAGATTCCAACAATTCAGGTTGAATAGTGAACAAGTTAGCCAATTCCCTCAGCAATGCATATTTCTCGTTCAAAGCATCAATGCCCCATTCTTCTATAGCACTTTGATAGCCAATAATATCCTTCGTTACTATAACCCCACCAACTGAGCTTACTTGGAACCTCTTGTAATGATCAAGAAGTTTCTCATAAAGTAATGTCCCAACTTTCGTTAAAAAATTCTCCAGGTTGGCATTCATCAAATTGCCAACCACTTGAGAATGAATCAAATCAAGAACAGAAACTAATTCTGAACCTGGAATAGTATCCTGATCGACAACTTCTTGAGATTTTGGGACAAAGTCTCTTTTGTTTTGCTTTGACAGTATATGTGCAAACTTTTGGTCTAAAAATGAAATAGTGTCCTCTAATAAAACATTTATTGCCAATTCCGACTTTTTCAAATACGCATTTACCAGCTTTATTACATTCTTCTTGGCCTCTGGGGCATTGTTTAATAACGGAATAATAACAGCCTTAACAGATGCTGATATCAAGCTTAACATCTCAGTGGTCCTTGGTACGTATTTCATATACGATAAGTTGAGATCACCATCCTGATATGGATCCAAATGAGCTAATTGTGTGTATGCTACTTCAAGTGCTGAGTCAACATACGAAGAAATAAGGCCGTCCATAACAACCTCAACTAGTTTGAGGCAGTAATCGCTTGAATCAGTTGGAATTAACTCCATCATTCTTGCTAACGATTCAACTGCGCATTTCAACATCATATCCAAGTAAGATAAGGTATACAGCGGATCCTCTTGATTTTTGTCAATTACTGTATCTCGGGTACCACTGTGTCTTAATGAGGGTGATTTACTTAAACCTTTCCGATCTCTTTCCAGGTGGCTTTTAATAAAAGTATTAACCTTCGAAAGCCTGCTATTCGTTCCATGCATGACAAGTCCACTTAATTCGGCCTTAATTTCACTATTAGATGACAGCTTATTCAGTAAATTCCTGTTTCTG
The Eremothecium sinecaudum strain ATCC 58844 chromosome II, complete sequence DNA segment above includes these coding regions:
- the CDC1 gene encoding putative lipid phosphatase CDC1 (Syntenic homolog of Ashbya gossypii AGL131W; Syntenic homolog of Saccharomyces cerevisiae YDR182W (CDC1)): MTPLRPLSGKSLKYSLKSLPKALKEHRCTKYLQNYIHWRYLFIIWLSWFALIHYYERIVVGRAMYNCLWHSWEQWPEEAAPHRVALLADPQIMDAYSYPNRPAPINWFTRQILDNYHRKNWVYINSYLGPDSVFFLGDLFDGGRYWGDDVWLKQYKRFNRIFTKRPNTLIVESLPGNHDIGFGNNVIQSSLQRFTSYFGDPNSLREVGNHTFVLLDSISLSNENNPEISSIPKNFVDSFNIMEQKYPRILLTHVPLWRNSDHQSCGNKRESKKPIPATAGDQYQTLISGELTNTILSRFHPSVIFSGDDHDYCQVRHSYMANGASVSADEITVKSCAMNMGINRPAIQLLSLYNPSGKVSTDFDNPADRQTYQTELCYLPDPYKSIKMYVIHGILSLILLVWMHCYPHSFNRKIAAKLNRHLASYSGVLLPISNKKNDSYSDGRKSSEKAYNVDVTNEKKIFWANSGILTLMVFLTFVYHYKSI